One genomic window of Luteitalea pratensis includes the following:
- a CDS encoding FG-GAP-like repeat-containing protein has protein sequence MASDRTGSPSPAFFAVAVVAIVALTATGVWSQAPQPVFSPTLKTPEALAPFLSHVDAGTDSFAFERDAEAIEARLSDLGDWLRGDGTRPALPNGLFSPGFRGSAVFDEAARADATTALEIRHWPGSTATTLDQRAMIAHLRRLAAALGPVSVTEFLVTALPSPSASARQAPSSPSVPPSREASASQAPASREASTGNVITDVRAEIVGQSAGGARASHVGTWHIAWQRVGTGWQIVEWTAGPSVTSRAPAPLFREITQDVVAPGSEAARQFSTHLDDWMARLDSVLTRDSNGHHGVSVGDADGDGLEDLYVAQPSGLPNRLLRAREDGTFEDVTTASGVGLLDDTAQSLFADIDNDGDQDLVLAMSLQPLLLINDGRGHFAVVDKAFTFASPLQGVLTGITMADFDRDGFLDAYLCVYSYFFGAGEDKAGTPMPYHDARNGPPGVLFRNDGHGQFVDVTAQAGLGTGNDRYHFAASWADYDDDGWPDLFVANDFGTKNLYRNLGAQGGVIRFEDVAARAGVLDHGAGMSAAFLDYDNDGRLDLYAGNMWSAAGQRVTGSAAFMPDASPEVRALYRHHARGNSLFRNRGDGAFDDTSTEAGVTMGRWAWASDTFDFDSDGWQDLYVANGMLSRAGDRTDLDSYFWRQVVARSPLTRMKGSPYDDAWRAMNLLLVHGSIANRQRNVLLRNDGQGHFDDVSGATGLDLDQDGRSFAVLDLDRDGDPDLAVMAARQAPQLRVFRNEYPARAGLTIRLTGTTSNRDAIGAKVFVETDIVKNLKVVQAGSGFLSQHSRELLFGLGTSSTVRRLRVVWPTGTAQEFTDLPVGMRYHLVEGGTLEREPLNRSVGRDGSPSRPSRSSSPASTPADATWFYEPLPAPEFTATRLGGTTQTLAAFKGHPSVVLLWRSDVPASLQALDALARGRAQLDAAQVGVLAIALDDADQAARVKAAAPASVPVVHATHAQGLLWAIVYRHLFMNRPPMPLPTTLLLDGNGGIVRAYHAGVDAARVLRDAAAIEATAGERLARALPFPGAFHAPLAMRNFLPYGRELLDEGLEAEAIVALERASQANPSASVLYRLGTLLTKTGQVPRARAAYEAALALDPSLAEAHNDLGTLLAQDGDLDGAIARFRQALAATPEYPDALNNLGYALLLTGREAEARPMYERALVLQPDFPEALNNLGLLLGRGGDLEGAEKHFREALARRPDFGDATNNLALVLVARGRSEEAVTLLEDLLTRTPAFENAYVTIARIHLTAGRTADGLRAVERLLQRNPTHELGLALAREYRPR, from the coding sequence GTGGCTTCTGACAGGACCGGCTCTCCGAGCCCGGCCTTCTTTGCCGTCGCGGTCGTGGCCATCGTCGCTCTCACCGCAACAGGCGTGTGGTCACAGGCGCCACAGCCGGTGTTCAGCCCGACCCTGAAGACGCCGGAAGCCCTCGCCCCTTTTCTGTCGCACGTCGACGCAGGCACCGACAGCTTCGCCTTCGAGCGCGACGCCGAAGCCATCGAGGCGCGCCTGTCGGACCTCGGCGACTGGCTGCGCGGCGACGGCACGCGGCCCGCGTTACCGAATGGACTCTTCTCGCCTGGCTTCCGCGGCAGCGCCGTGTTCGACGAGGCGGCGCGCGCCGATGCCACCACCGCGCTCGAGATACGCCACTGGCCCGGGTCCACCGCGACGACACTGGACCAGCGCGCGATGATCGCGCACCTGCGGCGTCTGGCGGCTGCATTGGGACCGGTGTCGGTGACGGAGTTTTTGGTGACGGCCCTGCCTTCGCCTTCGGCTTCGGCGCGGCAAGCGCCATCGTCGCCTTCGGTTCCACCCTCGCGTGAGGCCTCGGCAAGCCAGGCACCGGCCTCGCGTGAGGCTTCAACGGGCAACGTCATCACGGACGTACGCGCCGAGATCGTCGGCCAGTCGGCTGGCGGCGCAAGGGCCTCGCATGTCGGCACCTGGCACATCGCCTGGCAACGGGTCGGCACAGGGTGGCAAATCGTCGAATGGACGGCAGGTCCTTCCGTGACCAGCCGTGCCCCGGCGCCACTCTTTCGCGAGATCACGCAGGACGTCGTCGCCCCGGGCAGCGAGGCGGCGCGGCAGTTCTCGACCCACCTCGACGACTGGATGGCCCGGCTCGATTCGGTGCTGACACGGGATTCGAACGGCCATCACGGCGTCTCGGTCGGCGACGCGGACGGTGATGGCCTCGAGGACCTGTACGTCGCGCAGCCGTCCGGGCTCCCGAACCGGTTGCTTCGAGCGCGCGAAGACGGCACGTTCGAGGACGTGACGACCGCGTCCGGCGTCGGCCTGCTGGACGACACCGCACAGTCGCTGTTTGCCGACATCGACAACGACGGCGACCAGGACCTGGTGCTGGCCATGAGCCTGCAGCCGCTGTTGTTGATCAACGACGGGCGCGGGCACTTTGCGGTCGTCGACAAGGCGTTTACGTTCGCGTCGCCGCTGCAGGGTGTCCTCACGGGCATCACGATGGCCGACTTCGATCGCGATGGCTTCCTCGACGCGTACCTGTGCGTGTATTCGTACTTCTTCGGCGCCGGCGAGGACAAGGCCGGTACGCCCATGCCCTATCACGATGCCCGCAACGGGCCACCGGGTGTCCTCTTCAGGAACGATGGCCACGGCCAGTTCGTCGACGTCACCGCGCAAGCGGGGCTCGGGACCGGCAACGACCGCTATCACTTCGCGGCCTCGTGGGCCGACTACGACGATGACGGCTGGCCCGACCTCTTCGTCGCCAACGATTTCGGCACCAAGAACCTGTATCGCAACCTCGGCGCCCAGGGTGGGGTGATCCGCTTCGAGGATGTCGCGGCACGCGCCGGGGTCCTCGATCACGGCGCCGGCATGAGCGCGGCCTTCCTCGATTACGACAACGACGGCCGGCTCGATCTCTACGCCGGCAACATGTGGAGCGCTGCCGGACAGCGCGTCACCGGCTCGGCCGCATTCATGCCTGACGCCTCACCCGAAGTGCGAGCGCTCTATCGGCATCACGCGCGCGGCAACTCGCTGTTCCGCAACCGCGGCGACGGCGCGTTCGACGACACGTCCACCGAAGCCGGCGTGACGATGGGACGCTGGGCATGGGCGTCCGATACGTTCGATTTCGATAGCGACGGATGGCAGGACCTGTACGTCGCCAACGGCATGCTCTCGCGGGCAGGCGACCGAACCGACCTGGACAGCTACTTCTGGCGTCAGGTCGTGGCGCGGTCTCCCCTCACGCGAATGAAGGGCTCGCCGTATGACGATGCGTGGCGGGCGATGAACCTGTTGCTCGTGCACGGTTCGATCGCGAATCGCCAACGCAACGTGTTGCTGCGCAACGACGGACAGGGCCATTTCGATGACGTCTCGGGCGCGACCGGCCTCGATCTCGATCAGGACGGCCGATCCTTCGCGGTGCTCGATCTGGATCGTGATGGCGACCCGGACCTCGCCGTCATGGCCGCTCGCCAGGCGCCACAGTTGCGTGTCTTCCGCAACGAGTACCCCGCCCGTGCCGGACTGACGATCCGCCTGACCGGCACCACCAGCAATCGCGACGCGATCGGCGCCAAGGTTTTCGTCGAGACCGACATCGTCAAGAACCTCAAGGTGGTGCAGGCGGGGTCGGGGTTCCTGTCGCAACATTCGCGCGAACTGCTGTTCGGCCTCGGCACCAGCAGCACCGTGCGTCGTCTCAGGGTGGTGTGGCCGACAGGCACGGCCCAGGAGTTCACCGACCTTCCGGTCGGCATGCGCTATCACCTCGTCGAAGGCGGCACGCTCGAGCGTGAACCCCTGAACCGATCCGTTGGTAGGGACGGCTCTCCGAGCCGTCCCTCACGTTCGTCGTCGCCCGCCTCGACCCCCGCCGACGCGACGTGGTTCTACGAGCCGTTGCCGGCACCCGAGTTCACCGCCACGCGCCTCGGCGGCACGACGCAGACGCTCGCGGCGTTCAAGGGACATCCGTCGGTCGTGCTGCTCTGGCGCAGCGACGTCCCGGCATCTCTGCAGGCGCTCGACGCGCTGGCCCGCGGACGCGCGCAACTCGATGCGGCGCAGGTCGGCGTGCTGGCGATTGCCCTGGACGATGCCGATCAGGCCGCGCGCGTGAAGGCCGCGGCACCGGCGTCCGTGCCGGTCGTGCATGCGACGCACGCGCAGGGCCTCCTCTGGGCGATCGTGTACCGGCACCTGTTCATGAATCGCCCGCCGATGCCGCTCCCGACGACGCTGCTCCTCGATGGCAACGGCGGCATCGTCCGTGCCTACCACGCCGGCGTGGACGCCGCACGCGTGCTGCGTGACGCCGCCGCGATCGAAGCGACCGCAGGCGAGCGACTGGCGCGAGCGCTGCCCTTCCCGGGCGCCTTCCACGCGCCGCTGGCGATGCGCAATTTCCTCCCATACGGACGGGAGCTGCTCGACGAGGGGCTCGAGGCCGAGGCAATCGTCGCCCTGGAGCGCGCGTCGCAGGCCAATCCGAGTGCCTCGGTGCTGTATCGCCTGGGCACGCTGCTCACCAAGACGGGCCAGGTACCGCGAGCACGTGCCGCGTACGAAGCGGCGCTGGCACTCGACCCGTCGTTGGCCGAGGCGCACAACGATCTCGGCACGTTGCTGGCCCAGGACGGCGATCTCGATGGCGCGATCGCACGGTTCCGGCAGGCGCTGGCGGCGACGCCGGAGTATCCCGATGCACTCAACAACCTCGGGTATGCGTTGCTGCTGACTGGCCGCGAGGCGGAAGCTCGACCCATGTACGAGCGCGCACTCGTCCTGCAGCCCGATTTCCCCGAAGCGCTCAACAACCTGGGGCTGCTGCTCGGACGCGGCGGCGACCTCGAGGGTGCTGAAAAGCACTTCCGCGAGGCGCTGGCGCGCCGCCCCGACTTCGGCGACGCCACCAACAACCTGGCCCTCGTGCTCGTGGCTCGTGGCCGGTCCGAAGAGGCGGTGACGCTGCTCGAGGACCTGTTGACCAGAACACCGGCCTTCGAGAACGCGTACGTGACCATCGCCCGGATTCACTTGACCGCCGGACGTACCGCCGACGGTCTGCGCGCGGTGGAACGGTTATTACAGCGCAATCCGACGCATGAGTTAGGGCTCGCCCTGGCGCGCGAGTACCGACCACGCTGA
- a CDS encoding CRTAC1 family protein gives MTWTTPATILGFLERGIRRHAGMTGVTLLLAGVVAVPGATRQAAPASAASDDARARLGGLRRQAEDALRRADSPSTTAADRVESLRGAAASLEAIARDEAAARVLRADLVADVRRTAGALRAAVDGGVAVDTSPVKSLLDRLRTALDGDVALGLTFQGSYSQARAKEPVYGGHASAMGPAPAAGAAEATGAPSPVTFHEHAVVPTRTWDGGPAKDHILESPGNGVALVDVDGDGLLDIYLVTAAQLDASRSRIPHRNALYRNLGNWRFEDISRKAGVDAAAWGNGVCAGDADGDGRVDLYVTNWGTNLLFRNKGDGRFEDIASAAGVAAGGWSTGCTFFDADADGDLDLYVARYVSATDEDLQRARRTLRWRNGPAIMVGPAGLPGESDLFFENLGNGRFREAAAAHGLADAARAYGFGVVATDVDDDGAVDLFVANDSNPNFLYRNLGNGQFESAGLLAGVGVNAEARAQAGMGVDAGDADGDGRVDLVLTAFAHDRNTLYRNLGNATFEDASLQAGLATITFQRMGWGVAFLDADLDAQLDLFIANGHIFADVGDYPELGETFAQRNQFLLNTGGTFRDVSSTAGPGLQVMKVSRGLAVGDIDNDGDPDVVISNMDDAPTLLENRQATGHHWISLQLGTPAGNRLAIGARVTVTAAGRRLVREVRSGGSFMSQGDLRLQIGLGAHAAPVDVEVRMPGGARWAWRGLAIDRLHALALTPETRTGAQAGASR, from the coding sequence GTGACCTGGACGACTCCAGCGACCATCCTGGGGTTCCTCGAGCGAGGGATCCGCAGGCACGCAGGCATGACCGGTGTGACCCTGCTGCTGGCGGGAGTTGTGGCTGTGCCGGGCGCGACTCGCCAGGCTGCGCCGGCATCCGCCGCAAGTGACGACGCGCGCGCGCGCCTGGGTGGCTTGCGCCGACAGGCCGAGGACGCCTTGCGTCGTGCAGACAGCCCTTCGACGACGGCCGCGGACCGCGTCGAGTCGTTGCGAGGGGCTGCGGCATCGCTCGAGGCGATCGCCCGTGATGAGGCGGCGGCGCGAGTGCTGCGCGCTGACCTTGTCGCGGATGTGCGGCGCACCGCCGGGGCACTCCGCGCGGCGGTCGACGGTGGCGTGGCCGTCGACACGTCACCCGTCAAGTCCTTACTGGATCGGCTCCGCACCGCGCTGGATGGGGACGTGGCCCTCGGCCTCACCTTCCAGGGCAGCTACAGCCAGGCGCGCGCGAAGGAGCCGGTCTATGGCGGCCACGCGTCGGCGATGGGGCCGGCGCCAGCCGCGGGTGCGGCGGAGGCGACAGGCGCTCCGAGCCCGGTCACTTTCCACGAACACGCCGTCGTGCCGACGCGCACGTGGGATGGCGGACCGGCCAAGGACCACATCCTCGAATCGCCGGGCAACGGCGTCGCGCTGGTGGACGTGGACGGCGATGGCCTGCTGGACATCTATCTCGTCACCGCCGCGCAACTCGACGCCTCGCGCTCGCGCATTCCCCACCGCAACGCGCTTTACCGCAATCTGGGCAACTGGCGCTTCGAGGACATCTCCCGCAAGGCCGGCGTGGACGCGGCGGCCTGGGGCAATGGCGTGTGCGCCGGTGACGCCGACGGGGACGGCCGTGTCGACCTGTACGTCACGAACTGGGGGACGAATCTCCTGTTCCGGAACAAGGGCGATGGACGGTTCGAGGACATCGCCAGTGCGGCCGGGGTCGCGGCCGGCGGCTGGAGCACCGGCTGCACGTTCTTCGATGCCGATGCCGACGGCGACCTCGACCTGTACGTGGCGCGGTATGTGAGCGCCACCGACGAGGATCTGCAGCGAGCACGCCGCACGCTGCGATGGCGCAATGGCCCGGCCATCATGGTCGGCCCCGCGGGGCTTCCCGGAGAGTCGGACCTCTTCTTCGAGAATCTTGGCAACGGCCGCTTCCGCGAAGCCGCCGCGGCGCATGGCCTCGCCGATGCCGCGCGCGCCTACGGCTTCGGCGTCGTCGCCACCGACGTCGACGACGATGGCGCCGTGGATCTGTTCGTGGCCAACGACTCGAACCCGAACTTCCTGTACCGCAATCTCGGCAACGGTCAGTTCGAGAGCGCTGGACTGTTGGCGGGCGTCGGCGTCAACGCCGAGGCCCGCGCGCAAGCCGGCATGGGTGTCGACGCGGGTGATGCCGATGGGGACGGGCGCGTCGATCTCGTGCTGACCGCGTTCGCGCACGACCGCAACACGCTGTATCGGAACCTTGGCAACGCCACGTTCGAGGACGCCTCGCTGCAGGCAGGACTGGCGACGATCACGTTCCAGCGCATGGGATGGGGCGTCGCGTTCCTCGATGCCGATCTCGACGCGCAGCTCGATCTCTTCATCGCCAACGGTCACATCTTTGCCGACGTCGGCGACTACCCGGAGCTCGGCGAGACCTTCGCGCAACGCAACCAGTTCCTGCTCAACACCGGGGGAACCTTCCGCGATGTCTCCTCTACCGCCGGGCCGGGACTCCAGGTGATGAAGGTCAGTCGTGGACTGGCGGTCGGCGACATCGACAACGACGGCGACCCCGATGTCGTGATCAGCAACATGGACGACGCGCCGACGCTGCTCGAGAACCGCCAGGCCACCGGCCATCACTGGATCTCGTTGCAGCTCGGCACGCCTGCGGGTAATCGGCTCGCCATCGGCGCCAGGGTCACGGTCACGGCCGCCGGGCGACGCCTCGTGCGGGAGGTGCGCTCCGGCGGCAGCTTCATGTCGCAGGGCGACCTGCGGCTGCAGATCGGGCTCGGCGCGCATGCCGCTCCCGTCGACGTCGAGGTCCGCATGCCGGGCGGTGCCCGGTGGGCATGGCGCGGGCTGGCCATCGATCGCCTGCACGCACTGGCGCTGACCCCGGAGACACGTACCGGGGCCCAGGCCGGAGCCTCCCGGTGA
- a CDS encoding ROK family protein: MRRINLTEFRIAHRGTSREINRQIALNLVRTRQPISRAELARLMGVRRGAVSRLVQDLLDTQQIFEGAKGETKRGRKPQYLFLETRQRCVVAVDISASRTLVQVSDLLGHPLRPLEQLPTPADACEVVPLLARGVAAVLSDKAVVGECLGIGVSIAGLVDTEQGRLLRAPTLGWVDVALRDPLQEATGLPVVVENNVKASVLAQLWAVRSTAAEGPVVFVNVSDGVGVGIALDGQLVRGARNGAGEFGHIPISMDGPLCGCGLRGCWETYASVGATVARYLGRSASWPDTNPPDITMEEIVARAHAGEAHALDVLQQTGAYLARGLSMVVKAVQPARIYMSGEITDAWDIVLPSVRRVLRELTLVPEDADIEIVVVPASEQPRLRGAAALVTSPAFAAPVVA, translated from the coding sequence ATGCGTCGCATCAACCTGACCGAGTTCCGGATCGCCCACCGGGGCACCTCGCGCGAAATCAACCGCCAGATCGCGCTCAATCTCGTGCGGACGCGGCAGCCGATCTCACGCGCCGAACTGGCGCGCCTGATGGGCGTGCGTCGCGGCGCGGTCAGCCGCCTCGTGCAGGACCTGCTCGACACGCAGCAGATTTTCGAAGGCGCCAAGGGGGAGACCAAGCGCGGCCGCAAGCCGCAGTACCTGTTCCTCGAGACGCGCCAACGATGCGTGGTGGCCGTGGACATCAGCGCCAGCCGGACGCTGGTGCAGGTGTCCGACCTGCTTGGACACCCGCTTCGCCCGCTCGAGCAGTTGCCGACGCCCGCCGATGCCTGTGAAGTCGTGCCACTGCTGGCCAGGGGCGTCGCCGCCGTCCTCTCCGACAAGGCCGTCGTCGGCGAGTGCCTGGGGATCGGGGTGTCGATTGCGGGCCTCGTCGATACCGAACAGGGGCGGCTCCTGCGGGCGCCGACCCTCGGTTGGGTCGACGTCGCGCTGCGCGACCCGCTGCAGGAGGCGACCGGCCTGCCGGTCGTCGTCGAGAACAACGTGAAGGCGTCGGTCCTTGCCCAGCTCTGGGCGGTGCGGAGCACGGCCGCCGAGGGACCGGTGGTGTTTGTCAACGTGTCGGATGGCGTCGGCGTGGGCATTGCGCTCGACGGACAGCTCGTGCGCGGCGCCCGCAACGGCGCTGGCGAGTTCGGGCACATCCCAATCAGCATGGACGGGCCCCTGTGCGGGTGCGGGCTGCGCGGTTGCTGGGAGACGTACGCGTCGGTTGGCGCGACGGTGGCGCGCTATCTCGGGCGCAGCGCGTCGTGGCCCGATACCAACCCGCCCGACATCACGATGGAAGAGATCGTGGCGCGCGCCCACGCCGGCGAGGCGCACGCCCTCGACGTGCTGCAGCAAACCGGCGCGTACTTGGCGCGCGGCCTGTCGATGGTCGTCAAGGCCGTGCAGCCGGCCCGCATCTACATGAGCGGCGAGATCACCGACGCGTGGGACATCGTGCTGCCGTCGGTGCGTCGCGTCCTCCGTGAACTCACGCTGGTCCCCGAAGACGCCGACATCGAGATCGTCGTCGTCCCGGCCTCCGAGCAACCTCGCCTGCGCGGCGCCGCCGCCCTCGTCACCAGCCCCGCGTTCGCGGCTCCGGTCGTCGCGTAG
- a CDS encoding CehA/McbA family metallohydrolase produces MSFQRRWTSAALLAAAIATTPVIHAQSLLSRPVHLGIAGQPEWDSFRSSPPAADSLTLTFEAQANDGEQSLLIRQADVKQDWRVEINGTRIGLLVRMEADLVQVLPVPAGTLRTGPNTLRVSSTTPSDDVVIHDVRLEPVPVARLLTSSLGVRVTGGDAQPLPARVTIVDANGALTPLQAVPGEGHMAVRPGVVYAAAGPMDVKLLPGTYRVRATRGPEYGMHETTITVRAGQRQELPLTLVREVATPGWVAMDTHIHTLELSGHGDASVAERALTLAGEGIELAIATEHNRVADYSPALSATGVANEVTTIAGNEVTTARGHFNVFPASEAGPALLGRRSAQREGGRARPDGTVTVLNHPHDTHSDFTPFARANFNAATGATRGLAHAFTAMEVVNSGAMRSDWMEPIRSWFALINRGLHITPIGASDSHDVSRFIVGQGRTYVRAADATPGRIGVDEAITSIGAGRVVVSLGLFPQARISKAGPGDLVSGRDAKTIEASVSGPSWVSADRVALFVNGREHAHATVPRAAATRIEKAMVTWPLPRRAHDYFVVVIASGPGVTDPSWAIPRPYQPTTTAWQPVVFGLTAPIFVDADGDGSFTSARAYAERLVDRYRALPDLLAALAGYDAVVSSHAAELLEARSVALDDDAARAAIAKAAPEVREGMAAFMAAH; encoded by the coding sequence ATGTCTTTTCAACGGCGATGGACATCCGCCGCGCTACTGGCGGCGGCAATCGCCACGACGCCGGTGATACACGCGCAATCGCTGCTGTCCCGGCCGGTGCATCTGGGGATCGCCGGGCAGCCCGAGTGGGACAGTTTCCGCAGCAGTCCGCCCGCAGCCGATTCCCTCACCCTGACGTTCGAGGCGCAGGCCAACGATGGCGAGCAATCGCTGCTGATTCGCCAGGCCGATGTGAAACAGGACTGGCGTGTCGAGATCAATGGCACGCGCATCGGCCTGCTGGTCCGCATGGAGGCCGACCTCGTGCAGGTACTGCCAGTGCCCGCAGGAACGCTGCGAACCGGGCCCAACACGTTGCGCGTCAGTTCCACGACGCCATCCGACGACGTGGTGATTCACGACGTACGGCTGGAGCCAGTGCCAGTGGCGCGACTCCTCACGTCGAGCTTGGGCGTGCGCGTGACCGGTGGCGATGCGCAGCCGCTTCCGGCACGAGTGACGATCGTGGATGCCAACGGCGCGCTCACGCCATTGCAGGCCGTTCCGGGTGAGGGCCACATGGCCGTGCGGCCCGGAGTCGTGTACGCGGCTGCCGGCCCGATGGACGTGAAACTGCTGCCGGGAACGTATCGCGTCCGGGCGACGCGTGGCCCCGAGTATGGGATGCACGAAACCACGATCACGGTGCGCGCCGGTCAGAGGCAGGAGCTGCCCTTGACCCTGGTTCGTGAGGTCGCGACGCCTGGGTGGGTCGCCATGGACACGCACATTCACACCCTCGAACTGAGTGGACATGGCGATGCGAGCGTGGCCGAGCGCGCGCTCACACTCGCCGGTGAAGGCATCGAACTCGCCATCGCCACCGAACACAATCGCGTCGCCGACTACTCGCCGGCACTGAGCGCGACGGGTGTGGCCAACGAGGTCACGACGATAGCGGGCAACGAGGTGACCACGGCGCGCGGGCACTTCAACGTCTTCCCCGCGTCCGAGGCAGGGCCGGCTCTCCTTGGCCGACGAAGCGCGCAGCGCGAAGGTGGCCGAGCCCGGCCAGACGGCACCGTGACCGTCCTCAATCACCCGCACGACACGCACAGCGATTTCACGCCGTTCGCCCGCGCCAACTTCAATGCCGCCACCGGCGCGACTCGGGGGCTGGCGCACGCGTTCACGGCGATGGAGGTAGTCAATTCCGGGGCGATGCGGTCGGACTGGATGGAGCCGATCCGCAGCTGGTTCGCGCTGATCAATCGTGGACTCCACATCACGCCGATCGGCGCCAGCGACTCCCATGACGTCAGCCGCTTCATCGTCGGCCAGGGGCGGACCTATGTCCGCGCCGCCGATGCGACGCCAGGGCGCATCGGCGTGGACGAGGCCATCACGAGCATCGGCGCTGGCCGCGTCGTCGTGAGCCTCGGGCTCTTTCCACAGGCTCGGATAAGCAAGGCGGGCCCAGGGGACCTGGTGAGCGGGCGAGACGCGAAGACGATCGAGGCAAGCGTGTCCGGTCCGTCGTGGGTCAGCGCCGACCGCGTGGCGCTCTTCGTGAACGGGCGCGAGCATGCACATGCGACCGTGCCGCGCGCCGCGGCGACGCGAATCGAGAAGGCCATGGTGACCTGGCCGCTGCCGCGACGCGCCCACGATTACTTCGTGGTCGTGATCGCCAGCGGTCCCGGCGTCACCGACCCCTCATGGGCCATCCCCAGGCCGTACCAACCGACGACGACGGCATGGCAGCCGGTGGTGTTCGGGCTCACGGCGCCGATCTTCGTCGATGCCGACGGCGACGGCTCTTTCACGTCGGCACGTGCTTACGCAGAACGCCTCGTGGACCGCTACCGCGCGCTGCCCGACCTGCTGGCAGCGCTGGCCGGCTACGACGCGGTGGTCTCCTCGCACGCAGCCGAGTTGCTCGAGGCGCGATCGGTGGCGCTCGACGACGATGCCGCCCGCGCCGCGATTGCCAAGGCGGCACCCGAAGTCCGCGAAGGCATGGCGGCATTCATGGCCGCTCATTGA
- a CDS encoding response regulator transcription factor, which produces MSVFTLTPRQFDIVTRVAKGYTDQQIADQLGISPRTVSNSLARIYDRIGTSGRVNLAVLHATGKLLLRPEV; this is translated from the coding sequence GTGTCCGTCTTCACGCTGACTCCACGCCAGTTCGACATCGTCACGAGGGTAGCCAAGGGATACACGGACCAGCAGATCGCCGATCAACTCGGCATCAGCCCACGCACCGTGAGCAACAGCCTCGCCCGCATCTACGACCGGATCGGCACCTCCGGCCGCGTCAACCTTGCCGTGCTGCACGCGACGGGCAAGTTGCTGCTCAGGCCGGAGGTGTAA